Proteins from a genomic interval of Oreochromis aureus strain Israel breed Guangdong linkage group 6, ZZ_aureus, whole genome shotgun sequence:
- the LOC116334488 gene encoding uncharacterized protein C4orf54 homolog isoform X1, with protein sequence MEAAEKTLTYQDDTGLHRKLLTDDKDKDKTGGKDHATETNSDESNYVDLDVKPDCPKTVKVTFTGVGNQLSVIKCDSSKQGEQERKSKIISSKDKQDTVPGLGSGEPRSETLTKLPNTDQDSENENQRQAELNPSDCSDHVCSESDELRYTDMYLNSKTESDDGASAVLSDHCGSDTVEDESHYITTHEIQLTELDHDVDYDLGRGTCWEFEDDNLVYSFVDYASFESDDTQEGTLILEGRGQAKVQSNLGETVVSTEQEESDLCDSDKSASSDESVCKNPSEDLSAGKIHLSIKTSSRAVNDPVNVFDNNFSGYTKHCGDKSNFSFVSPGASAGPLCDRAPYFIPAPGRQHLATKLRRKDINEYSSGASSSISELDDADKEVRNLTAKSFRSLACPYFDAINLSTSSESSVSEYGLNKWSAYVDWNYGNITRGRERSVIAHKTSRATLEMNKTVESKKHGKSVTGTKTPQNKTYALNKRITSQQASSSSKKIQVKDHVQPVQRGVTLNFRCKVESHETADSKCPKKARPNGATGAVLARSGCEMQYHHTDNLGDTHKRAIFASSLLKNVISKKMQFEQERKMERGEICDTSPCFQIKDPEVMRERSPGRGLQRQTSESGSGFTVNSADDQRPEVGRESSCGDGEETKGSKAPDDSEKGQDELQKDPTIHSESTSSKSLKEDDPEPVKQAEPPSVSGTQTAAKEGLDTSSMLSKLLFVPSCQLHSKERNFSDLLRHAPDSVTPAASQKSEKELKASNNGNKEENEKGGKKPEIKICLRSVKENKGCTLNIANLLTPKISYNVNTFRTADDTRVPILSAADRVPNFTVRDIRDTKCKLQTPIYHVRDVRKLVKSSYRFVSLNNSGSKCSTAADKLEEKAKTQPVKHLLPSPIVIKCNSVKTNVKSEKTAAQKQAATSENPQSETVPSACVANRAPPVVTKQGCPDQSDIQTTQLVKQRQEKFAGETAERRNEAAAPKQDAVEKIKAAVKTMEQLYFFDKNEWKRKSQAPRPITDSHVLSLIAREEQGADVPEAASTERTPQPEMGRLHEDKRALNVIHVPYDSDAFKTQQSKTFTNKSVLHFGSKACVSVNSDSSSAVQVPPTVKSSKTPAAPLSVKIEKPKHCQVESGKVKISPTNPSVTQGCSDSENYLTIPGMAYTDEIKLSNPEHDSKEGNSNNSKVNAADLKAPEQKTSPLIMEYPGTSIYHHSTAATGPQKQQQVLCFSPYLPNVSPTPSTGEPAQQTQRKMLVDPTTGHYYLVDTPIKATSKRLFDPETGQYVDVPMPHSPVAPVTPMPLSVSPMALNPGGYAPTYMIYPGFISSPTLAAQTVLPQSPCHSEDAGGENIKKTRSPQPESKTAGTESAYYSSTGETSQAQLQLPVSLGLLTTRGSGGSSERKPVISITTQQGPRIIAPPSFDGTTMSFVVEHR encoded by the coding sequence ATGGAAGCAGCGGAGAAAACTCTCACTTACCAAGATGACACCGGACTTCACAGGAAGCTGCTCACAGATGACAAGGATAAGGACAAGACCGGCGGTAAGGACCACGCCACCGAGACAAACAGCGACGAGTCCAATTATGTGGATCTGGACGTAAAACCTGACTGTCCCAAAACGGTTAAAGTGACTTTCACGGGTGTAGGGAACCAGCTGTCTGTTATCAAATGCGACAGTTCAAAACAGGGGGAGCAGGAACGAAAGAGTAAAATCATTTCGAGCAAGGACAAGCAGGACACCGTCCCCGGGCTCGGATCGGGTGAGCCCCGGTCGGAAACTCTGACCAAacttcccaacactgatcagGACTCCGAGAATGAGAATCAGCGCCAGGCCGAGCTCAACCCGAGTGACTGCAGCGACCATGTGTGCAGTGAAAGTGATGAGCTCCGGTACACGGACATGTATCTGAACAGCAAGACAGAGTCCGATGACGGCGCCAGCGCCGTGCTGTCCGACCATTGCGGCTCCGACACCGTGGAGGACGAGTCCCACTATATCACCACACACGAAATCCAGCTGACCGAGCTCGACCACGACGTAGATTACGACTTAGGCCGCGGGACCTGTTGGGAGTTTGAAGACGACAACCTGGTCTATTCCTTTGTGGATTACGCCTCTTTTGAAAGCGATGATACTCAGGAGGGCACTCTGATACTAGAGGGCAGGGGCCAGGCGAAAGTGCAGTCAAATCTCGGTGAAACAGTTGTCAGCACTGAGCAGGAGGAGAGCGATCTTTGTGATTCGGACAAATCCGCCAGCTCGGACGAAAGCGTGTGTAAAAATCCAAGTGAAGACCTTAGTGCGGGGAAAATCCACCTGTCGATAAAAACCTCCTCTAGAGCAGTAAACGACCCAGTTAATGTATTTGACAACAACTTCTCTGGGTACACGAAACACTGTGGAGACAAGAGCAATTTCTCTTTTGTGAGCCCTGGCGCCAGTGCGGGGCCCCTGTGCGACAGAGCCCCATATTTCATCCCTGCTCCGGGCCGTCAGCACCTTGCAACCAAACTGAGACGGAAAGATATTAATGAGTATTCCAGCGGAGCGTCCAGCTCGATCAGTGAGCTGGATGACGCTGATAAAGAGGTGCGTAATTTAACCGCCAAGTCTTTCCGGAGCCTGGCATGTCCATACTTCGATGCTATTAATCTTAGCACCTCTAGTGAATCTTCTGTCTCGGAATATGGCCTCAATAAGTGGTCGGCTTATGTAGACTGGAATTACGGAAACATAACGCGAGGCAGAGAGCGCAGCGTAATTGCGCACAAGACTTCCAGGGCAACGCTGGAAATGAATAAGACCGTGGAAAGTAAGAAGCATGGTAAGTCTGTTACCGGCACGAAAACCCcgcaaaacaaaacatacgcgctaaataaaagaataacTTCACAGCAAGCATCATCTTCCAGCAAAAAGATCCAAGTGAAAGACCACGTTCAGCCAGTGCAGCGCGGTGTCACGTTGAATTTCCGCTGTAAAGTTGAATCACATGAAACAGCCGATTCAAAGTGCCCCAAAAAGGCACGACCCAATGGGGCTACCGGGGCTGTGCTGGCCAGGTCCGGGTGTGAGATGCAGTATCATCACACAGATAACCTAGGAGATACCCACAAAAGGGCAATTTTTGCATCAAGTCTTTTGAAAAATGTGATTTCCAAAAAGATGCAATTTGAGCAGGAGCGCAAAATGGAGAGGGGTGAAATCTGTGACACATCCCCCTGTTTTCAGATAAAAGATCCAGAGGTGATGAGAGAAAGGAGTCCGGGACGAGGCCTACAAAGGCAAACATCAGAATCGGGCTCAGGATTCACTGTGAATTCTGCTGATGATCAGCGTCCGGAGGTtggcagagagagttcctgtgGTGATGGAGAGgaaacaaaaggcagcaaaGCACCAGATGATTCAGAAAAGGGACAGGATGAACTCCAAAAGGATCCAACCATCCACAGTGAAAGCACTTCATCTAAATCATTAAAAGAAGATGATCCAGAACCTGTAAAACAGGCCGAACCTCCATCTGTAAGCGGCACACAGACTGCAGCAAAGGAAGGATTAGACACCAGCAGCATGCTGTCAAAACTTCTTTTTGTTCCAAGTTGCCAGCTACACTCAAAGGAGAGGAACTTTTCAGATTTACTAAGACACGCACCTGACTCTGTCacacctgctgcttcacagaaaAGTGAAAAGGAGCTGAAAGCGAGTAATAAtggaaacaaagaagaaaatgagaagGGAGGGAAGAAACCTGAGATAAAAATATGTCTGAGAAGcgtgaaagaaaataaaggctGCACGCTGAATATTGCCAATCTCCTAACCCCTAAAATAAGTTACAATGTCAACACGTTCAGGACAGCAGATGATACCAGAGTCCCCATTTTGTCAGCAGCCGACAGGGTTCCAAATTTCACTGTTAGAGACATAAGAGACACCAAATGCAAGCTTCAAACACCAATATATCACGTAAGGGATGTACGCAAGTTGGTAAAAAGCTCATATCGCTTTGTTTCCTTGAATAATAGTGGCAGTAAATGTTCCACAGCAGCTGATAAACTCGAGGAAAAGGCAAAAACACAGCCTGTTAAACATTTATTACCGTCTCCTATTGTGATCAAATGCAACTCTGTTAAAACAAATGTCAAGTCAGAGAAAACTGCAGCACAGAAACAAGCAGCGACATCTGAAAATCCCCAGAGTGAAACTGTACCTTCTGCTTGTGTGGCTAACAGGGCACCACCAGTCGTAACCAAGCAGGGGTGCCCTGACCAATCAGACATTCAAACAACTCAACTGGTGAAACAGAGGCAGGAGAAGTTTGCAGGTGAGACGGCAGAAAGGAGAAATGAGGCGGCAGCTCCAAAACAGGATGCAGTGGAGAAAATAAAAGCTGCTGTAAAAACGATGgagcagctttatttttttgacaAGAATGAGTGGAAGCGCAAGAGTCAGGCTCCACGCCCCATCACAGATAGCCATGTGCTGTCGCTTATTGCCAGGGAGGAGCAGGGAGCAGACGTGCCAGAGGCGGCAAGCACCGAAAGGACTCCTCAGCCAGAAATGGGGAGGCTGCATGAAGACAAAAGAGCCCTCAACGTCATCCATGTTCCATATGACAGTGATGCttttaaaacacaacaaagcaaaacatttacTAACAAAAGCGTCCTCCATTTTGGCAGCAAGGCTTGCGTCAGTGTTAACTCAGACAGCAGCTCTGCGGTTCAAGTGCCACCAACTGTGAAAAGCTCCAAAACTCCAGCGGCTCCACTGTCGGTGAAAATAGAGAAGCCAAAACATTGCCAGGTGGAGAGTGGAAAGGTCAAAATCAGCCCCACTAATCCTTCTGTTACACAGGGCTGCTCGGACTCTGAGAACTATTTAACCATACCAGGGATGGCCTACACAGATGAAATCAAACTTTCGAACCCAGAGCACGATTCGAAGGAGGGCAATTCAAATAACAGTAAAGTCAATGCAGCTGACCTCAAGGCACCTGAGCAGAAAACTTCTCCGTTAATCATGGAGTACCCAGGCACGAGCATCTACCATCACTCAACAGCAGCAACAGGGCCTCAGAAACAACAGCAGGTGCTCTGTTTCTCTCCCTACCTCCCAAATGTGTCGCCTACACCTTCTACTGGAGAGCCAGCACAACAAACCCAGCGCAAGATGCTTGTGGACCCCACAACTGGACATTATTACTTGGTGGACACTCCCATTAAAGCCACCTCTAAGAGACTGTTTGACCCTGAAACAGGTCAGTATGTGGATGTACCCATGCCTCATTCACCTGTGGCACCTGTAACCCCGATGCCTCTTTCTGTGTCTCCCATGGCACTTAACCCAGGAGGATATGCCCCCACCTACATGATCTACCCAGGCTTCATCTCCTCACCCACTTTAGCAGCCCAGACGGTATTGCCACAGTCCCCATGTCATTCTGAAGATGCAGGTGGAGAAAATATCAAAAAGACCAGAAGTCCTCAGCCAGAAAGTAAGACAGCAGGCACAGAGAGTGCGTATTACAGTTCAACAGGAGAAACTTCACAGGCGCAGCTGCAGTTACCTGTGAGTTTGGGACTTTTGACCACCAGGGGAAGTGGCGGGAGCTCAGAGAGAAAGCCAGTCATCAGCATCACAACGCAGCAAGGTCCAAGAATCATTGCCCCTCCCTCCTTTGATGGCACAACGATGAGCTTCGTAGTGGAGCATCGGTGA
- the LOC116334488 gene encoding uncharacterized protein C4orf54 homolog isoform X2 encodes MEAAEKTLTYQDDTGLHRKLLTDDKDKDKTGGKDHATETNSDESNYVDLDVKPDCPKTVKVTFTGVGNQLSVIKCDSSKQGEQERKSKIISSKDKQDTVPGLGSGEPRSETLTKLPNTDQDSENENQRQAELNPSDCSDHVCSESDELRYTDMYLNSKTESDDGASAVLSDHCGSDTVEDESHYITTHEIQLTELDHDVDYDLGRGTCWEFEDDNLVYSFVDYASFESDDTQEGTLILEGRGQAKVQSNLGETVVSTEQEESDLCDSDKSASSDESVCKNPSEDLSAGKIHLSIKTSSRAVNDPVNVFDNNFSGYTKHCGDKSNFSFVSPGASAGPLCDRAPYFIPAPGRQHLATKLRRKDINEYSSGASSSISELDDADKEVRNLTAKSFRSLACPYFDAINLSTSSESSVSEYGLNKWSAYVDWNYGNITRGRERSVIAHKTSRATLEMNKTVESKKHGKSVTGTKTPQNKTYALNKRITSQQASSSSKKIQVKDHVQPVQRGVTLNFRCKVESHETADSKCPKKARPNGATGAVLARSGCEMQYHHTDNLGDTHKRAIFASSLLKNVISKKMQFEQERKMERGEICDTSPCFQIKDPEVMRERSPGRGLQRQTSESGSGFTVNSADDQRPEVGRESSCGDGEETKGSKAPDDSEKGQDELQKDPTIHSESTSSKSLKEDDPEPVKQAEPPSVSGTQTAAKEGLDTSSMLSKLLFVPSCQLHSKERNFSDLLRHAPDSVTPAASQKSEKELKASNNGNKEENEKGGKKPEIKICLRSVKENKGCTLNIANLLTPKISYNVNTFRTADDTRVPILSAADRVPNFTVRDIRDTKCKLQTPIYHVRDVRKLVKSSYRFVSLNNSGSKCSTAADKLEEKAKTQPVKHLLPSPIVIKCNSVKTNVKSEKTAAQKQAATSENPQSETVPSACVANRAPPVVTKQGCPDQSDIQTTQLVKQRQEKFAGETAERRNEAAAPKQDAVEKIKAAVKTMEQLYFFDKNEWKRKSQAPRPITDSHVLSLIAREEQGADVPEAASTERTPQPEMGRLHEDKRALNVIHVPYDSDAFKTQQSKTFTNKSVLHFGSKACVSVNSDSSSAVQVPPTVKSSKTPAAPLSVKIEKPKHCQVESGKVKISPTNPSVTQGCSDSENYLTIPGMAYTDEIKLSNPEHDSKEGNSNNSKVNAADLKAPEQKTSPLIMEYPGTSIYHHSTAATGPQKQQQVLCFSPYLPNVSPTPSTGEPAQQTQRKMLVDPTTGHYYLVDTPIKATSKRLFDPETGGYAPTYMIYPGFISSPTLAAQTVLPQSPCHSEDAGGENIKKTRSPQPESKTAGTESAYYSSTGETSQAQLQLPVSLGLLTTRGSGGSSERKPVISITTQQGPRIIAPPSFDGTTMSFVVEHR; translated from the exons ATGGAAGCAGCGGAGAAAACTCTCACTTACCAAGATGACACCGGACTTCACAGGAAGCTGCTCACAGATGACAAGGATAAGGACAAGACCGGCGGTAAGGACCACGCCACCGAGACAAACAGCGACGAGTCCAATTATGTGGATCTGGACGTAAAACCTGACTGTCCCAAAACGGTTAAAGTGACTTTCACGGGTGTAGGGAACCAGCTGTCTGTTATCAAATGCGACAGTTCAAAACAGGGGGAGCAGGAACGAAAGAGTAAAATCATTTCGAGCAAGGACAAGCAGGACACCGTCCCCGGGCTCGGATCGGGTGAGCCCCGGTCGGAAACTCTGACCAAacttcccaacactgatcagGACTCCGAGAATGAGAATCAGCGCCAGGCCGAGCTCAACCCGAGTGACTGCAGCGACCATGTGTGCAGTGAAAGTGATGAGCTCCGGTACACGGACATGTATCTGAACAGCAAGACAGAGTCCGATGACGGCGCCAGCGCCGTGCTGTCCGACCATTGCGGCTCCGACACCGTGGAGGACGAGTCCCACTATATCACCACACACGAAATCCAGCTGACCGAGCTCGACCACGACGTAGATTACGACTTAGGCCGCGGGACCTGTTGGGAGTTTGAAGACGACAACCTGGTCTATTCCTTTGTGGATTACGCCTCTTTTGAAAGCGATGATACTCAGGAGGGCACTCTGATACTAGAGGGCAGGGGCCAGGCGAAAGTGCAGTCAAATCTCGGTGAAACAGTTGTCAGCACTGAGCAGGAGGAGAGCGATCTTTGTGATTCGGACAAATCCGCCAGCTCGGACGAAAGCGTGTGTAAAAATCCAAGTGAAGACCTTAGTGCGGGGAAAATCCACCTGTCGATAAAAACCTCCTCTAGAGCAGTAAACGACCCAGTTAATGTATTTGACAACAACTTCTCTGGGTACACGAAACACTGTGGAGACAAGAGCAATTTCTCTTTTGTGAGCCCTGGCGCCAGTGCGGGGCCCCTGTGCGACAGAGCCCCATATTTCATCCCTGCTCCGGGCCGTCAGCACCTTGCAACCAAACTGAGACGGAAAGATATTAATGAGTATTCCAGCGGAGCGTCCAGCTCGATCAGTGAGCTGGATGACGCTGATAAAGAGGTGCGTAATTTAACCGCCAAGTCTTTCCGGAGCCTGGCATGTCCATACTTCGATGCTATTAATCTTAGCACCTCTAGTGAATCTTCTGTCTCGGAATATGGCCTCAATAAGTGGTCGGCTTATGTAGACTGGAATTACGGAAACATAACGCGAGGCAGAGAGCGCAGCGTAATTGCGCACAAGACTTCCAGGGCAACGCTGGAAATGAATAAGACCGTGGAAAGTAAGAAGCATGGTAAGTCTGTTACCGGCACGAAAACCCcgcaaaacaaaacatacgcgctaaataaaagaataacTTCACAGCAAGCATCATCTTCCAGCAAAAAGATCCAAGTGAAAGACCACGTTCAGCCAGTGCAGCGCGGTGTCACGTTGAATTTCCGCTGTAAAGTTGAATCACATGAAACAGCCGATTCAAAGTGCCCCAAAAAGGCACGACCCAATGGGGCTACCGGGGCTGTGCTGGCCAGGTCCGGGTGTGAGATGCAGTATCATCACACAGATAACCTAGGAGATACCCACAAAAGGGCAATTTTTGCATCAAGTCTTTTGAAAAATGTGATTTCCAAAAAGATGCAATTTGAGCAGGAGCGCAAAATGGAGAGGGGTGAAATCTGTGACACATCCCCCTGTTTTCAGATAAAAGATCCAGAGGTGATGAGAGAAAGGAGTCCGGGACGAGGCCTACAAAGGCAAACATCAGAATCGGGCTCAGGATTCACTGTGAATTCTGCTGATGATCAGCGTCCGGAGGTtggcagagagagttcctgtgGTGATGGAGAGgaaacaaaaggcagcaaaGCACCAGATGATTCAGAAAAGGGACAGGATGAACTCCAAAAGGATCCAACCATCCACAGTGAAAGCACTTCATCTAAATCATTAAAAGAAGATGATCCAGAACCTGTAAAACAGGCCGAACCTCCATCTGTAAGCGGCACACAGACTGCAGCAAAGGAAGGATTAGACACCAGCAGCATGCTGTCAAAACTTCTTTTTGTTCCAAGTTGCCAGCTACACTCAAAGGAGAGGAACTTTTCAGATTTACTAAGACACGCACCTGACTCTGTCacacctgctgcttcacagaaaAGTGAAAAGGAGCTGAAAGCGAGTAATAAtggaaacaaagaagaaaatgagaagGGAGGGAAGAAACCTGAGATAAAAATATGTCTGAGAAGcgtgaaagaaaataaaggctGCACGCTGAATATTGCCAATCTCCTAACCCCTAAAATAAGTTACAATGTCAACACGTTCAGGACAGCAGATGATACCAGAGTCCCCATTTTGTCAGCAGCCGACAGGGTTCCAAATTTCACTGTTAGAGACATAAGAGACACCAAATGCAAGCTTCAAACACCAATATATCACGTAAGGGATGTACGCAAGTTGGTAAAAAGCTCATATCGCTTTGTTTCCTTGAATAATAGTGGCAGTAAATGTTCCACAGCAGCTGATAAACTCGAGGAAAAGGCAAAAACACAGCCTGTTAAACATTTATTACCGTCTCCTATTGTGATCAAATGCAACTCTGTTAAAACAAATGTCAAGTCAGAGAAAACTGCAGCACAGAAACAAGCAGCGACATCTGAAAATCCCCAGAGTGAAACTGTACCTTCTGCTTGTGTGGCTAACAGGGCACCACCAGTCGTAACCAAGCAGGGGTGCCCTGACCAATCAGACATTCAAACAACTCAACTGGTGAAACAGAGGCAGGAGAAGTTTGCAGGTGAGACGGCAGAAAGGAGAAATGAGGCGGCAGCTCCAAAACAGGATGCAGTGGAGAAAATAAAAGCTGCTGTAAAAACGATGgagcagctttatttttttgacaAGAATGAGTGGAAGCGCAAGAGTCAGGCTCCACGCCCCATCACAGATAGCCATGTGCTGTCGCTTATTGCCAGGGAGGAGCAGGGAGCAGACGTGCCAGAGGCGGCAAGCACCGAAAGGACTCCTCAGCCAGAAATGGGGAGGCTGCATGAAGACAAAAGAGCCCTCAACGTCATCCATGTTCCATATGACAGTGATGCttttaaaacacaacaaagcaaaacatttacTAACAAAAGCGTCCTCCATTTTGGCAGCAAGGCTTGCGTCAGTGTTAACTCAGACAGCAGCTCTGCGGTTCAAGTGCCACCAACTGTGAAAAGCTCCAAAACTCCAGCGGCTCCACTGTCGGTGAAAATAGAGAAGCCAAAACATTGCCAGGTGGAGAGTGGAAAGGTCAAAATCAGCCCCACTAATCCTTCTGTTACACAGGGCTGCTCGGACTCTGAGAACTATTTAACCATACCAGGGATGGCCTACACAGATGAAATCAAACTTTCGAACCCAGAGCACGATTCGAAGGAGGGCAATTCAAATAACAGTAAAGTCAATGCAGCTGACCTCAAGGCACCTGAGCAGAAAACTTCTCCGTTAATCATGGAGTACCCAGGCACGAGCATCTACCATCACTCAACAGCAGCAACAGGGCCTCAGAAACAACAGCAGGTGCTCTGTTTCTCTCCCTACCTCCCAAATGTGTCGCCTACACCTTCTACTGGAGAGCCAGCACAACAAACCCAGCGCAAGATGCTTGTGGACCCCACAACTGGACATTATTACTTGGTGGACACTCCCATTAAAGCCACCTCTAAGAGACTGTTTGACCCTGAAACAG GAGGATATGCCCCCACCTACATGATCTACCCAGGCTTCATCTCCTCACCCACTTTAGCAGCCCAGACGGTATTGCCACAGTCCCCATGTCATTCTGAAGATGCAGGTGGAGAAAATATCAAAAAGACCAGAAGTCCTCAGCCAGAAAGTAAGACAGCAGGCACAGAGAGTGCGTATTACAGTTCAACAGGAGAAACTTCACAGGCGCAGCTGCAGTTACCTGTGAGTTTGGGACTTTTGACCACCAGGGGAAGTGGCGGGAGCTCAGAGAGAAAGCCAGTCATCAGCATCACAACGCAGCAAGGTCCAAGAATCATTGCCCCTCCCTCCTTTGATGGCACAACGATGAGCTTCGTAGTGGAGCATCGGTGA